A region of [Bacteroides] pectinophilus DNA encodes the following proteins:
- a CDS encoding YbaK/EbsC family protein has translation MSLERAKKYLKDKGFGDNIIELEDSSATVELAAQALGVEPGMIAKTMSFMQGDKPVLILMEGTAKIDNRKYKDTFHVKAKMIPFDEVEGIVGHAPGGVCPFGINDGIEVYLDESLKRFDTVYPAAGNDHSAVRLTIDELSDAAGAVSWVDVCKEQQE, from the coding sequence ATGTCATTAGAGAGAGCAAAGAAATATCTTAAGGATAAAGGATTTGGAGACAATATTATAGAGCTGGAGGATTCAAGTGCCACGGTTGAGCTTGCGGCACAGGCACTGGGCGTTGAGCCGGGAATGATTGCAAAGACGATGTCATTCATGCAGGGTGACAAGCCGGTGCTCATTCTTATGGAAGGAACGGCTAAGATAGATAACAGAAAATATAAGGACACATTTCATGTTAAGGCGAAGATGATACCATTTGATGAGGTTGAAGGAATCGTGGGACATGCTCCGGGCGGTGTGTGTCCGTTTGGAATCAATGACGGGATTGAGGTCTATCTTGACGAGAGCCTTAAGAGATTTGATACGGTATATCCTGCGGCCGGCAATGACCACAGTGCGGTACGGCTTACGATTGACGAGCTTTCGGATGCGGCCGGTGCGGTATCATGGGTCGATGTGTGTAAGGAACAGCAGGAATAA
- a CDS encoding glycerate kinase, translating to MRIVIAIDSFKGSLTSYEAGNSIADGIRSAMPDANITIRPLADGGEGTVAALTAGNNGIIKNITVTGPVGRPVKSMYGILNSNGSSTAVIEMAKAAGITLVPADFPADMRNPLYTTTYGVGELIKDAINEGCRDFIIGIGGSATNDGGIGMLQALGFGMLDDNGRQVPFGAIGLKNLKNITTDNALPELSECTFRIACDVTNPLCGASGCSAVFGPQKGATPQMIADMDTWLTHYADIAGDIAGMTSGNADACFPGSGAAGGLGFAFHTFLNASLESGTHIILEAINLREYIRTADIVVTGEGRLDSQTVMGKAPAGVAAIAKEYGIPVIAFCGCASDDAGVCNDNGIDAFFPILTGITTLEEAMSPDTARLNASVTAKQVFRLIKALS from the coding sequence ATGAGAATAGTTATTGCGATTGATTCATTTAAAGGAAGTCTTACATCATACGAAGCCGGCAACAGTATTGCTGACGGTATACGCAGTGCCATGCCTGATGCCAATATTACAATAAGACCGCTTGCTGATGGCGGCGAAGGCACAGTTGCCGCACTTACAGCCGGCAATAACGGCATCATTAAAAATATTACCGTAACCGGACCTGTCGGCAGGCCTGTAAAGAGCATGTACGGAATACTAAACAGCAACGGCTCTTCCACTGCCGTAATCGAGATGGCCAAGGCAGCCGGAATCACTCTGGTTCCCGCGGATTTTCCTGCTGATATGCGCAATCCGCTTTATACAACTACATATGGCGTGGGTGAGCTTATAAAGGATGCCATTAACGAGGGCTGCCGCGATTTTATAATCGGTATTGGCGGAAGCGCAACCAATGACGGCGGCATCGGTATGCTGCAGGCTCTTGGCTTCGGTATGCTTGACGATAATGGGCGTCAGGTTCCTTTTGGTGCCATAGGTCTTAAAAATCTTAAAAACATCACAACAGATAATGCACTGCCTGAGCTTTCGGAATGCACCTTCCGTATTGCCTGTGACGTAACCAACCCTCTCTGTGGTGCCAGTGGCTGCAGTGCTGTGTTCGGCCCGCAAAAAGGTGCAACTCCCCAAATGATTGCCGATATGGACACATGGCTGACACATTATGCGGATATCGCCGGAGACATTGCCGGAATGACATCCGGCAATGCTGATGCATGCTTCCCCGGTTCAGGTGCGGCAGGAGGACTGGGATTCGCATTTCATACATTTCTTAACGCATCACTTGAATCAGGCACACACATAATTCTTGAGGCAATCAATCTGCGCGAATATATCAGGACTGCCGATATCGTAGTAACAGGAGAAGGCCGTCTTGACAGCCAGACCGTTATGGGTAAGGCACCTGCCGGCGTTGCCGCAATTGCAAAGGAATACGGAATACCTGTTATTGCATTCTGCGGATGCGCCTCAGATGATGCCGGTGTATGCAACGATAACGGAATCGACGCATTTTTCCCAATACTTACCGGCATAACTACACTTGAGGAAGCAATGTCACCTGACACCGCACGCCTTAACGCTTCTGTCACCGCGAAGCAGGTCTTCAGGCTGATAAAGGCGTTAAGCTAA